A region of Haloplanus sp. XH21 DNA encodes the following proteins:
- a CDS encoding RNA-guided endonuclease InsQ/TnpB family protein translates to MGVRRTVPVKLDVGSHDAALLRETVDEFLWAANYVVDHAWQGEYKTTSKAQLQAETYDEVREQTRLHANLVQNARNKAADAVQGVVARWKQGEDAGKPHFSTPTVVYDKRCATFHDEYVSLATVDGRIEIEYVLPENERDTPHSRYLDNDDYEVTGAELHYRDGEWFLHLRTKTEMETGTPEQATTGHSTVLGVDLGVNQLAVTSTGTFWSGHEFDHWRREYEKRRASLQQCGSHHAHENIQSVGRKETGRFKLMLHRIANGIIEEAAETGCTVIAFEKLTGIRDRLSGASWGHKWAFERVYEYVEYKAELRGIDVDQVDPENTSRRCSHCGFTHPDNRDAEDFECLKCGYENHADYNAAKNIGLRYLRRNQTGDGGGAPVGVRLNRGTLNANGAYDPPAGDPGQSRSPRESPTLNEANSEAVSE, encoded by the coding sequence ATGGGGGTGCGGCGCACTGTCCCAGTCAAACTCGACGTAGGCAGTCACGACGCCGCACTTCTCCGCGAGACAGTCGATGAGTTTCTGTGGGCCGCCAACTACGTCGTAGACCACGCCTGGCAGGGCGAATACAAGACCACGAGCAAGGCCCAGTTGCAGGCAGAAACCTACGATGAGGTGCGTGAACAGACGCGTTTGCACGCAAACCTCGTCCAGAACGCTCGCAACAAGGCCGCCGATGCCGTACAGGGCGTCGTCGCTCGCTGGAAGCAAGGTGAGGACGCTGGCAAACCACACTTCTCGACGCCGACTGTGGTGTACGACAAGCGGTGTGCGACCTTCCACGACGAGTACGTGTCGCTGGCAACCGTTGACGGGCGCATCGAGATCGAGTACGTCCTGCCCGAAAACGAACGCGATACACCTCACAGCCGGTATCTCGACAACGACGACTACGAGGTGACAGGCGCAGAACTCCACTACAGAGACGGCGAGTGGTTCCTTCATCTCCGAACAAAGACGGAGATGGAGACCGGCACGCCGGAACAGGCAACGACCGGGCACAGCACAGTCCTCGGCGTTGACCTCGGCGTGAACCAACTCGCTGTCACTTCGACAGGGACGTTCTGGAGTGGGCATGAGTTCGACCACTGGCGACGGGAGTACGAAAAGCGGCGGGCGTCACTCCAGCAGTGTGGATCGCACCACGCTCACGAGAATATCCAGTCGGTCGGTCGGAAAGAGACGGGGCGCTTCAAACTGATGCTCCACCGGATTGCGAACGGCATCATCGAAGAAGCCGCCGAAACTGGCTGTACGGTCATCGCCTTTGAGAAGTTGACTGGTATCCGTGACCGACTTTCCGGTGCGTCGTGGGGCCATAAGTGGGCCTTCGAGCGGGTATACGAGTACGTCGAATATAAGGCCGAACTCCGCGGCATCGATGTGGATCAGGTGGATCCGGAGAACACGTCACGTCGCTGCTCGCACTGTGGGTTCACGCATCCAGACAACCGCGACGCCGAGGACTTTGAGTGCCTGAAATGCGGCTACGAGAACCACGCGGACTACAACGCCGCCAAGAACATTGGACTGCGGTATCTCCGCCGTAACCAAACTGGAGACGGCGGAGGCGCACCCGTAGGCGTGCGCTTGAATCGCGGGACGTTGAACGCGAACGGAGCGTATGACCCTCCTGCCGGAGATCCCGGCCAGAGCAGGAGTCCACGCGAAAGCCCCACCCTCAACGAAGCGAACAGCGAAGCCGTGAGCGAGTAG
- the ileS gene encoding isoleucine--tRNA ligase: protein MDEISDQYTPEDVESSVNAYWDEHDAYAATKEAHADDPSFFFVDGPPYTSGQMHLGTAWNKTLKDAIIRYKRMEGYDVTDRPGYDMHGLPIEVKVEEELGFDSKKDIEEYGMEAFIEECKSFAERNREKMDEDFQSIGAWMDWDDPYRTVSPEYMEATWWAFKQVHGNGLVERGKRAVNQCPRCETAIADNEVEYHEIESPSIYVKFPLQDREGSLVIWTTTPWTIPANEFVAVDSEMTYQAVDATKGGETERLYIAEPCVEDVLREGRYDDYEVVAEYAGEELVGWEYDNPLAEEVPDHAAGEGIGQVYAADYVEADRTGLVHSAPGHGQEDFERGQELGLDVFSPVSGDGTFTDEAGEYAGQFVRDANGDIIDDLDAKGRLLASGTHSHRYGQCWRCDTDIIYLATDQWFITVTDVKDDLLDNIDDSEWHPQWARDSRFRNFVEDAPDWNVSRQRYWGIPLPVWVPEDDPDPSAEDILVVGTREELAERADQDIDPESVDLHRPSVDPLTITEDGTTYERVPDVFDVWIDSSVATWGTLDYPSDESRFDDLWPADLIVEAHDQTRGWFWSQLGMGTAALGEIPYDEVVMHGFVNDSEGRKMSKSRGNIVTPEEAIDRFGRDPLRAYLLSHDQHGVDLSFEWEGLGEMQSTLNIFWNVFRFPLQYMHLDDYDPADASLDDGELTVVDEWVLSRLQSVKAEVNEAWDDYAVHDALNAVLEFVTDDVSRFYVKAIRERMWEAEDSASKLGAYATLATVLDETVRLLAPVTPYLAEEMYQHLDGDATTVHQLAHPAVDEAWRDPALETEMTVLRAVEEAAANARQQGGRKLRWPVPRVVVETEHDRVADAVRSLDSLLGARVNTRVVEVTDTFEELVERAEPEMGVIGPAFGGEAQEVMAAIKGRRRDELADGDETPYAVTVDGEQYDLTEEMVSFRAEPPENVASAEFDADIDGGDESASGTVYVDTSLTDDIEAEGYARDVVRRIQEMRKRLDLDVDERIRTRIDIDDDRVADLVDRHRDLIAEETRTAAFDADADDLVEEWDVEGVAVTIGIEQLDAEQTA, encoded by the coding sequence ATGGACGAGATCAGTGACCAGTACACGCCCGAGGACGTCGAGTCCTCGGTGAACGCGTACTGGGACGAACACGACGCGTACGCGGCCACGAAGGAGGCCCACGCCGACGACCCCTCCTTCTTTTTCGTCGACGGGCCGCCGTACACGAGCGGGCAGATGCACCTCGGGACGGCCTGGAACAAGACGCTGAAAGACGCCATCATTCGCTACAAGCGGATGGAGGGCTACGACGTCACCGACCGCCCGGGCTACGACATGCACGGTCTGCCCATCGAGGTGAAAGTCGAGGAGGAACTCGGCTTCGACTCCAAGAAGGACATCGAGGAGTACGGGATGGAGGCCTTCATCGAGGAGTGCAAGTCATTCGCGGAGCGCAATCGCGAGAAGATGGACGAGGACTTCCAGTCCATCGGCGCGTGGATGGACTGGGACGACCCCTACCGCACCGTCTCGCCGGAGTACATGGAGGCGACGTGGTGGGCGTTCAAACAGGTCCACGGGAACGGCCTCGTCGAGCGGGGCAAACGCGCGGTCAACCAGTGTCCGCGGTGTGAGACGGCCATCGCCGACAACGAGGTGGAGTACCACGAAATCGAGTCACCGTCGATCTACGTCAAGTTCCCTCTGCAGGACCGCGAGGGGTCACTCGTCATCTGGACGACGACGCCGTGGACCATCCCCGCAAACGAGTTCGTCGCTGTCGACTCCGAGATGACGTATCAGGCCGTCGACGCGACGAAAGGCGGCGAGACGGAGCGACTCTACATCGCCGAACCCTGCGTCGAGGACGTCCTGCGCGAGGGGCGCTACGACGACTACGAGGTCGTCGCGGAGTACGCAGGCGAGGAACTCGTGGGCTGGGAGTACGACAACCCCCTCGCCGAAGAGGTCCCCGACCACGCCGCCGGCGAGGGCATCGGCCAGGTGTACGCGGCGGACTATGTGGAGGCCGACCGGACGGGTCTCGTCCACTCCGCGCCCGGCCACGGCCAGGAGGACTTCGAGCGCGGCCAGGAACTCGGCCTCGACGTCTTCTCGCCAGTGTCCGGCGACGGCACCTTCACCGACGAGGCCGGCGAGTACGCGGGCCAGTTCGTCCGCGACGCCAACGGCGACATCATCGACGACCTGGACGCGAAGGGCCGTCTCCTGGCGTCGGGGACTCACTCCCATCGCTACGGCCAGTGCTGGCGGTGCGACACCGACATCATCTATCTCGCCACGGATCAGTGGTTCATCACCGTCACCGACGTCAAAGACGACCTGCTGGACAACATCGACGACAGCGAGTGGCACCCCCAGTGGGCGCGGGACAGTCGCTTCCGGAACTTCGTCGAAGACGCGCCGGACTGGAACGTCTCCCGGCAGCGCTACTGGGGGATTCCGCTCCCCGTCTGGGTGCCCGAGGACGACCCCGACCCGAGCGCCGAGGACATCCTCGTCGTCGGCACGCGGGAGGAACTCGCGGAGCGCGCCGACCAGGACATCGACCCCGAGTCGGTCGACCTCCACCGGCCGAGCGTCGACCCCCTCACTATCACGGAGGACGGCACCACTTACGAGCGCGTGCCGGACGTGTTCGACGTCTGGATCGACTCCTCGGTGGCGACCTGGGGCACCCTCGACTACCCCAGCGACGAGTCGCGGTTCGACGACCTCTGGCCCGCGGATCTCATCGTCGAGGCCCACGACCAGACCCGCGGCTGGTTCTGGTCGCAGCTCGGGATGGGAACGGCCGCCCTCGGCGAGATTCCCTACGACGAAGTCGTGATGCACGGCTTCGTCAACGACAGCGAGGGCCGAAAGATGTCGAAATCGCGGGGCAACATCGTCACGCCCGAGGAGGCCATCGACCGCTTCGGCCGCGACCCGCTTCGCGCCTACCTCCTCTCGCACGACCAGCACGGCGTTGACCTCTCCTTCGAGTGGGAGGGCCTCGGCGAGATGCAGTCGACGCTCAACATCTTCTGGAACGTCTTCCGGTTCCCGCTGCAGTACATGCATCTCGACGACTACGACCCCGCCGACGCGAGCCTGGACGACGGGGAACTGACCGTCGTCGACGAGTGGGTGCTCTCGCGCCTGCAGTCGGTCAAAGCCGAGGTGAACGAGGCGTGGGACGACTACGCCGTCCACGACGCGCTGAACGCCGTCCTGGAGTTCGTCACCGATGATGTCTCGCGGTTCTACGTCAAGGCCATCCGCGAGCGCATGTGGGAGGCGGAGGACTCCGCGTCGAAGCTCGGCGCCTACGCGACGCTCGCGACGGTGCTCGATGAAACGGTACGCCTGCTCGCACCGGTCACGCCCTACCTCGCCGAGGAGATGTACCAGCATCTCGACGGCGACGCGACGACGGTCCACCAACTCGCCCACCCGGCGGTCGACGAGGCGTGGCGGGACCCGGCGCTCGAAACCGAGATGACGGTCCTCCGGGCCGTCGAGGAGGCGGCGGCGAACGCCCGTCAGCAGGGCGGCCGCAAACTCCGCTGGCCCGTCCCGCGCGTCGTCGTCGAGACGGAGCACGACCGCGTCGCCGACGCCGTCCGCTCGCTCGATTCGCTGCTCGGCGCCCGAGTGAACACCCGAGTAGTCGAGGTGACCGACACCTTCGAGGAACTCGTCGAACGCGCCGAACCCGAGATGGGCGTCATCGGTCCCGCCTTCGGCGGCGAGGCCCAGGAGGTCATGGCCGCCATCAAGGGGCGCCGCCGCGACGAACTCGCCGACGGCGACGAGACGCCCTACGCCGTCACGGTCGACGGCGAGCAGTACGACCTCACCGAGGAGATGGTGTCGTTCCGCGCCGAACCGCCCGAGAACGTCGCGAGCGCGGAGTTCGACGCCGACATCGACGGTGGCGACGAGAGCGCCAGCGGCACCGTCTACGTCGACACGTCGCTCACGGACGACATCGAGGCCGAGGGGTACGCCCGCGACGTGGTCCGGCGGATCCAGGAGATGCGAAAGCGACTCGACCTGGACGTCGACGAGCGCATCCGGACGCGCATCGACATCGACGACGACCGGGTGGCCGACCTGGTCGACCGCCACCGCGACCTGATCGCCGAGGAGACACGAACCGCGGCGTTCGACGCCGACGCCGACGACTTAGTCGAAGAGTGGGACGTCGAAGGCGTCGCCGTCACCATCGGTATCGAGCAGTTGGACGCAGAACAGACGGCGTAA
- a CDS encoding aryl-sulfate sulfotransferase — protein MAVRGAHGAAGWFYDVDPLPNGNLLVVSPRAGETLVCELDRETRERVWTERLPFTDTHDVDRLDDGRLVVAHMRADVENGTSGDRVVVWNRSESAVTWEWRFADHFPHDTAGGADSADWTHVNDVDPVGDDRLLVSPRNFDQVLLINRTTDDIEMRLGSDGETETLHAQHNPDFLRGADGTPTMLVADSENDRVVEYARENGSWNRTWTLTGNLTWPRDADRLPNGNTLVVDSLGHRVIEVTPTGRVVWEYYATWAPTPSAAVRATRRPPVGRAPAPGWSG, from the coding sequence GTGGCAGTACGAGGGGCCCACGGTGCCGCCGGCTGGTTCTACGACGTGGATCCGCTGCCCAACGGCAACCTGCTCGTGGTGAGTCCCCGCGCGGGAGAGACGCTGGTCTGCGAACTCGACCGCGAGACGCGGGAGCGCGTCTGGACCGAGCGTCTGCCCTTTACCGATACGCACGATGTCGACCGCCTCGACGACGGCCGTCTCGTCGTCGCACACATGCGCGCGGATGTCGAGAACGGCACCAGCGGCGATCGGGTCGTCGTCTGGAACCGGTCGGAGAGCGCCGTCACCTGGGAGTGGCGGTTCGCGGACCACTTCCCGCACGACACCGCCGGTGGCGCCGACAGCGCGGACTGGACTCACGTCAACGACGTCGACCCTGTGGGTGACGATCGCCTGCTCGTCTCGCCGCGGAACTTCGATCAGGTGTTGCTCATCAACCGCACGACCGACGACATCGAGATGCGCCTCGGGAGCGACGGCGAGACGGAAACCCTTCACGCCCAACACAACCCCGACTTCCTGCGGGGCGCTGACGGCACGCCGACGATGCTCGTCGCCGACAGCGAGAACGACCGCGTGGTGGAGTACGCCCGGGAGAACGGATCCTGGAACCGGACCTGGACGCTCACGGGCAACCTCACGTGGCCCCGTGACGCCGACCGCCTACCAAACGGAAACACGCTCGTCGTCGACAGCCTCGGCCACCGCGTGATCGAGGTGACGCCGACGGGTCGCGTCGTCTGGGAGTATTACGCGACGTGGGCACCTACACCGTCCGCGGCGGTGCGGGCGACTCGCCGGCCGCCAGTCGGGCGGGCCCCGGCGCCTGGCTGGAGCGGGTGA
- a CDS encoding acyl-CoA thioesterase, producing MAGDTSTLAESHTEMTEMVLPNDTNTHGRCLGGVVLHWMDVCGAIAAMRFANEGVVTASMDHVDFKSPIDLGEVVVIEAYVFATGRTSLDVKVEVRAENPQTDSERDTTSSFFTFVAVDDDGTPIPVPDLECPTEGERRLRDAAIDDRAAQLERLAERIER from the coding sequence ATGGCAGGCGATACGTCGACGCTCGCGGAGTCACACACCGAAATGACGGAGATGGTGCTCCCGAACGATACGAACACGCACGGGCGGTGTCTCGGCGGCGTCGTCCTCCACTGGATGGACGTCTGTGGCGCCATCGCCGCGATGCGCTTTGCCAACGAGGGCGTGGTCACCGCGTCGATGGACCACGTCGACTTCAAGAGCCCCATCGACCTCGGCGAGGTGGTCGTCATCGAGGCATACGTCTTCGCCACCGGTCGCACCAGTCTGGACGTGAAAGTCGAGGTGCGCGCGGAGAACCCTCAGACGGACTCGGAGCGTGACACCACCTCCTCGTTTTTCACGTTCGTCGCCGTCGACGACGACGGCACCCCGATTCCCGTCCCGGATCTGGAGTGTCCCACGGAGGGCGAACGGCGACTCCGCGATGCGGCCATCGACGACCGCGCGGCGCAACTGGAGCGCCTCGCCGAGCGCATCGAGCGGTGA
- a CDS encoding bifunctional nuclease family protein — protein sequence MEHTAEVAGIGVGTSDDGSNVPAVLLTAREEYLPIVITADQARTIQLGLSGEPFERPLTHDLLVEMLTEFGGVVDGIRIDDLADGTFYAKVDVERYDDGEPRKFVFDARPSDAIALAVRSDCPITVTDAVLDRAGRPEDEFEPERIDDFDDD from the coding sequence ATGGAGCACACCGCCGAGGTGGCCGGCATCGGGGTGGGCACGAGCGACGACGGATCGAACGTTCCCGCGGTCCTGTTGACCGCTCGGGAGGAGTATCTCCCCATCGTCATCACGGCCGATCAGGCGCGAACCATCCAGCTGGGCCTGTCGGGCGAGCCGTTCGAGCGCCCGCTCACCCACGATCTGCTGGTCGAGATGCTCACGGAGTTCGGCGGCGTCGTCGACGGTATCCGCATCGACGACCTCGCGGACGGCACGTTCTACGCCAAGGTTGACGTGGAGCGCTACGACGACGGCGAGCCTCGCAAGTTCGTCTTCGACGCCCGCCCGAGCGACGCCATCGCGCTCGCGGTCCGGAGTGACTGCCCGATCACCGTCACCGACGCCGTGCTCGACCGGGCCGGGCGCCCGGAAGACGAGTTCGAACCCGAGCGCATCGACGACTTCGACGACGACTGA
- a CDS encoding ArsR/SmtB family transcription factor yields the protein MADLLPSRPDTSAAEEAEPRVVGLDNEDADDLLSALSSDTAREVLATLHDDPDTPSGVAERVDTSLQNAQYHLGNLEDAGLIEEIDTIYSEKGREMRVFAPADRPLVVFAGSEAESGGLESALKSLLGAIGLLGVASVLVQWYLDELPLPGLAQTGGAGADGGGGEVSTLATETAPTAADAAGGLPPGLLFFLGGLATLALVGAVWYVRQR from the coding sequence ATGGCAGACTTGCTGCCCTCGCGTCCCGACACCTCTGCGGCGGAGGAGGCCGAACCCCGTGTCGTCGGTCTCGACAACGAGGACGCCGACGACCTGCTGTCGGCGCTCTCCTCGGACACCGCCCGAGAGGTGCTCGCGACCCTCCACGACGACCCAGACACGCCCTCCGGCGTGGCGGAGCGTGTCGACACCTCGCTCCAGAACGCACAGTACCATCTCGGCAACCTCGAAGACGCGGGCCTCATCGAGGAGATAGACACCATCTACTCCGAGAAGGGCCGGGAGATGCGGGTGTTCGCCCCCGCCGACCGGCCGCTCGTGGTCTTCGCCGGGAGCGAAGCCGAGAGCGGCGGTCTCGAGAGCGCGCTCAAGAGCCTTCTCGGCGCTATCGGCCTGCTCGGCGTCGCGAGCGTCCTCGTCCAGTGGTATCTCGACGAACTCCCCCTTCCGGGGCTCGCCCAGACGGGCGGTGCGGGCGCCGACGGCGGGGGCGGCGAGGTGTCCACGCTGGCGACGGAGACGGCGCCGACCGCAGCGGACGCGGCCGGCGGACTCCCGCCGGGCCTGCTCTTTTTCCTCGGCGGCCTCGCGACGCTCGCGCTCGTCGGTGCGGTCTGGTACGTCCGGCAGCGGTAG
- the dpsA gene encoding DNA starvation/stationary phase protection protein DpsA, with amino-acid sequence MSTQKSVRQQADSVEATEALRLEQEKVEQLVEALNTDLAATYVLYHQLKKHHWNVEGAEFRDLHLFLGDAAADAEEAADELAERAQALGGVPLAGGKRLEENAPVDPEGDDVYDIRTSLRNDMEMYGDIIETVRDHVDLAEGLGDHATAELLREQLLTLEDHAHHLEHYLEDDTLVLDSATR; translated from the coding sequence ATGAGCACGCAAAAATCGGTCCGACAGCAGGCAGATTCGGTCGAAGCGACCGAGGCGCTCCGCCTCGAACAGGAGAAAGTAGAGCAGCTCGTCGAGGCGCTCAACACCGACCTCGCCGCGACGTACGTCCTCTACCACCAGCTGAAAAAGCACCACTGGAACGTCGAAGGCGCGGAGTTCCGCGACCTCCACCTGTTCCTCGGCGACGCCGCCGCGGACGCCGAGGAAGCCGCGGACGAACTCGCGGAGCGCGCTCAGGCGCTCGGCGGCGTCCCGCTCGCGGGCGGCAAGCGGCTCGAAGAGAACGCCCCCGTCGACCCCGAGGGCGACGACGTCTACGACATCCGCACGTCGCTCCGGAACGACATGGAGATGTACGGCGACATCATCGAGACGGTGCGCGACCACGTCGACCTCGCCGAAGGGCTCGGCGACCACGCCACGGCCGAACTCCTTCGGGAACAGCTCCTGACGCTCGAGGACCACGCTCACCACCTCGAACACTACCTCGAGGACGACACCCTCGTCCTCGACTCGGCGACTCGCTAA
- a CDS encoding glycerate kinase type-2 family protein, translating to MENAAALASTRGRETALACLETGIEAARPERVVAESIRLDDDRLHVGDATYDLSNVDRIIAVGGGKAADGVADALESVLGGRLDAGVVVTPDPSDGDRIDRLRGDHPVPSQAGVEGTERIQELVADADDRTLVLAIITGGGSALLPAPADGITLEDLQATTDALLDAGAEIGDLNAVRKHLSTLKGGGLAQLAAPATVASLVFSDVVGNDLSVIASGPTAPDGSTYADALDVLERYGVDPPRSVWERLDLGAAGDLPETPGPDDPIFDRVTNHVLADTFTAIDAAREVARDRGYHPCVLSSSVRGEAREAALTHVAVAEEVLSTGNPIDPPAVVLSGGEATATVRGDGVGGPNADFALAAAVELPDDVTLASVDTDGRDGSSDFAGAIVDSDTVDDVPAAREALANSDAFGHLRDRNAVISTGATGTNVNDLRVVVID from the coding sequence ATCGAGAACGCGGCAGCCCTGGCATCGACCCGTGGCCGCGAGACGGCGCTGGCCTGTCTCGAAACGGGCATCGAGGCCGCGCGACCGGAGCGCGTCGTCGCCGAGTCGATCCGCCTCGACGACGACCGGCTCCACGTCGGCGACGCGACGTATGATCTCTCTAACGTCGACCGCATCATCGCCGTGGGCGGCGGAAAGGCGGCCGACGGCGTGGCCGATGCGCTCGAATCGGTCCTCGGCGGCCGGCTCGACGCCGGGGTCGTGGTCACGCCCGATCCGAGCGATGGCGACCGCATCGATCGCCTGCGCGGCGACCACCCCGTCCCCAGTCAGGCGGGCGTCGAGGGCACCGAGCGCATCCAGGAACTCGTCGCCGACGCCGACGACCGGACGCTCGTGCTCGCGATCATCACGGGCGGTGGGAGCGCACTGTTGCCCGCCCCCGCCGACGGCATCACCCTCGAGGACCTCCAGGCGACGACCGACGCGCTCCTCGACGCGGGCGCGGAGATCGGCGACCTCAACGCCGTGCGCAAACACCTCTCGACGCTCAAGGGTGGCGGTCTCGCGCAACTCGCCGCGCCGGCGACGGTCGCCAGCCTCGTCTTCAGCGACGTCGTCGGCAACGATCTGAGCGTCATCGCCAGCGGGCCGACCGCGCCGGACGGCTCCACGTACGCCGACGCGCTCGACGTGCTGGAGCGCTACGGCGTCGACCCGCCACGGTCGGTGTGGGAGCGACTGGATCTGGGCGCGGCGGGCGACCTCCCCGAGACGCCGGGTCCCGACGACCCGATCTTCGACCGCGTGACGAACCACGTGCTCGCGGACACCTTCACGGCCATCGACGCCGCGCGCGAGGTGGCGCGCGACCGGGGCTACCACCCCTGCGTGCTCTCGTCGTCCGTCCGCGGCGAGGCCCGCGAGGCGGCGCTGACCCACGTCGCCGTCGCCGAGGAGGTGCTATCGACGGGGAATCCGATCGACCCGCCGGCGGTCGTCCTCTCGGGCGGCGAGGCCACGGCGACCGTTCGCGGTGACGGCGTGGGCGGCCCGAACGCCGACTTCGCGCTCGCGGCGGCGGTCGAACTCCCCGACGACGTGACGCTCGCATCCGTCGACACCGACGGCCGCGACGGCAGCAGCGACTTCGCGGGCGCCATCGTCGACAGCGACACGGTCGACGACGTGCCGGCCGCGCGCGAAGCGCTCGCCAACAGCGACGCCTTCGGCCATCTCCGTGACCGGAACGCCGTCATCAGCACGGGCGCGACGGGGACGAACGTCAACGACCTGCGCGTGGTAGTTATCGACTGA
- a CDS encoding TraB/GumN family protein, producing MSDHGASSGEGSIRVVGTAHVSADSVREVEDAIETDRPDVVAVELDEGRFRQMRGETPDDIEPGDLLRGNTVFQFLAYWMLSYVQARLGEQFDIEPGADMMAAVETAEDLGIDVALVDRDIQTTIQRFWARMGFLEKARLVGGLAFGVTDARGIGLALGVAAGIIAGPLLGLFGPSLGLTLPVLTRITGGVVLALGVGFVAKTLADASLDPNDALLAGAGAGVAVGLLGGVGLGLADGVVSSYLGPFVARVVGSLTLGLAGGVAVGLLGGVIADRAGYGRVATDDLDDVDLADLTDADVVSVMMEEFRSFSPAGARALIDERDAYIAHELVALREAGKDVVAVVGAGHREGIEGYLAAPETLPPWESLVGTDSGGGVPWLKAVGILVSVGFVAFFALLAMAGVRDGFLLRLFAAWFVVNGVFAAGLAKLAGARWSSTAVGGLVAWMTSINPLLAPGWFTGYVELRHTPVNVSDIGRLNELLGDEETPIRELIGQMFDVPLFRLIMIVAMTNVGSMIASLLFAVYVLPLFATEIGGVGGVSRLMLEGARNSAELLWRTVA from the coding sequence ATGAGCGATCACGGGGCGTCGTCGGGCGAGGGGAGTATCCGCGTGGTGGGGACGGCCCACGTCTCGGCCGACAGCGTCCGCGAGGTCGAGGACGCGATCGAAACCGACCGTCCGGACGTGGTCGCCGTGGAACTCGACGAGGGGCGCTTTCGCCAGATGCGCGGCGAGACGCCCGACGACATCGAACCCGGCGACCTGTTGCGCGGCAACACCGTCTTCCAGTTTCTCGCCTACTGGATGCTGTCGTACGTGCAGGCGCGTCTCGGCGAGCAGTTCGACATCGAACCCGGCGCGGACATGATGGCCGCGGTGGAGACGGCCGAGGACCTCGGCATCGACGTGGCGCTGGTCGACCGCGACATCCAGACCACGATCCAGCGGTTCTGGGCGCGCATGGGGTTTCTGGAGAAGGCTCGCCTCGTCGGCGGTCTCGCCTTCGGCGTCACCGACGCCCGGGGTATCGGCCTCGCCCTCGGTGTCGCCGCCGGAATTATCGCCGGGCCGCTGCTGGGCCTGTTCGGACCGTCGCTCGGTCTCACGCTCCCCGTCCTCACGCGTATCACGGGCGGAGTGGTGCTCGCGCTGGGCGTCGGCTTCGTCGCCAAGACCCTCGCCGACGCGTCCCTCGACCCGAACGACGCGCTCCTGGCAGGCGCGGGCGCCGGCGTCGCCGTCGGCCTGCTCGGCGGCGTCGGTCTCGGCCTCGCGGACGGCGTCGTTTCGAGCTATCTGGGCCCGTTCGTCGCCCGCGTGGTCGGGAGCCTCACGCTGGGTCTCGCGGGCGGCGTCGCCGTCGGTCTGCTCGGTGGCGTGATCGCCGACCGCGCCGGCTACGGCCGCGTCGCGACCGACGACCTCGACGATGTCGATCTGGCGGATCTCACCGACGCCGACGTGGTGAGCGTCATGATGGAGGAGTTCCGCTCGTTCAGCCCCGCCGGCGCGCGCGCCCTCATCGACGAGCGCGACGCGTACATCGCCCACGAACTCGTCGCGCTCCGTGAGGCGGGCAAGGATGTCGTGGCGGTGGTCGGCGCGGGCCACCGCGAAGGAATCGAGGGCTATCTCGCGGCTCCCGAGACGCTGCCGCCCTGGGAGTCGCTGGTCGGCACCGACTCCGGCGGCGGCGTCCCCTGGCTGAAAGCCGTCGGTATCCTCGTCTCCGTCGGCTTCGTCGCTTTCTTCGCGCTGCTGGCGATGGCGGGCGTCCGCGACGGCTTCCTCCTCCGGCTTTTCGCCGCGTGGTTCGTCGTCAACGGCGTCTTCGCGGCCGGGCTCGCCAAGCTCGCCGGCGCGCGCTGGTCGTCGACGGCCGTCGGCGGCCTCGTCGCCTGGATGACGTCGATCAACCCCCTGCTCGCGCCGGGGTGGTTCACGGGCTACGTCGAACTCCGGCACACGCCGGTCAACGTCTCCGACATCGGTCGCCTCAACGAGCTCCTCGGCGACGAGGAGACGCCCATCCGCGAACTGATCGGGCAGATGTTCGACGTGCCACTCTTTCGGCTCATCATGATCGTCGCGATGACGAACGTCGGAAGCATGATCGCGAGTCTGCTCTTTGCGGTCTACGTCCTGCCGCTGTTCGCGACGGAAATCGGCGGGGTCGGGGGCGTCTCGCGGCTCATGCTCGAAGGCGCGCGCAACAGCGCCGAACTGCTCTGGAGGACCGTCGCGTGA